From Microbacterium sp. LWH11-1.2, one genomic window encodes:
- a CDS encoding rhodanese-related sulfurtransferase, which produces MATPKIVLFYAFTPLADPEAIRLWQRDLGEALGLRGRLIISKDGVNGTLGGDVRALKKWSRSFRSYVPFADADIKWSEGTGLDAEGRSLDFPKLSVKVRDEIVSFGAPGELKVDERGVIGGGTRLTPEALHELVDERGDDVVFFDGRNALEAQIGRFRGAVVPDTETTRDFVELLDSGAYDDLKGKPVVTYCTGGIRCEVLSSLMTARGFGEVYQLEGGIVRYGEKYGDDGLWEGSLYVFDRRGSIDFSEHAQIVGECVGCGAATKRTANCPDLSCRAQFVVCADCESVPCAAHAA; this is translated from the coding sequence GTGGCAACCCCGAAGATCGTCCTGTTCTATGCCTTCACTCCCCTCGCCGACCCCGAGGCGATCCGCCTCTGGCAGCGCGACCTCGGCGAGGCACTCGGCCTGCGCGGGCGCCTCATCATCTCGAAGGACGGCGTGAACGGCACGCTCGGAGGCGATGTCCGTGCGCTGAAGAAGTGGTCGCGCTCCTTCCGCTCCTACGTCCCTTTCGCCGATGCCGACATCAAGTGGAGCGAGGGGACCGGGCTGGATGCCGAGGGACGCAGCCTCGACTTCCCCAAGCTCAGCGTCAAGGTGCGCGACGAGATCGTGTCTTTCGGCGCCCCAGGTGAACTGAAGGTCGACGAGCGCGGTGTGATCGGCGGAGGAACGAGGCTCACGCCCGAAGCGCTGCACGAGCTCGTGGACGAGCGTGGTGACGACGTCGTCTTCTTCGATGGGCGTAACGCCCTCGAGGCGCAGATCGGTCGCTTTCGAGGAGCGGTCGTTCCCGACACCGAGACCACGAGGGACTTCGTCGAGCTCCTCGACTCCGGCGCCTACGACGATCTCAAGGGCAAGCCCGTCGTCACGTACTGCACCGGTGGCATCCGCTGCGAAGTGCTGTCCAGCCTGATGACGGCGCGCGGGTTCGGCGAGGTGTATCAGTTGGAAGGCGGGATCGTCCGCTACGGCGAGAAGTACGGCGACGACGGCCTGTGGGAGGGCTCGCTCTACGTCTTCGACAGGCGTGGCTCGATCGACTTCTCCGAGCACGCGCAGATCGTCGGCGAATGCGTCGGCTGCGGTGCGGCGACCAAGCGCACGGCCAACTGCCCCGATCTCTCCTGCCGAGCCCAGTTCGTCGTCTGCGCCGACTGCGAGTCCGTGCCCTGCGCCGCGCACGCGGCCTGA